The following nucleotide sequence is from Deltaproteobacteria bacterium.
GAGATCATGGTCCCTTGAAGAAAAAGCAGACGAGATGGGGCGCTTTCCCCTGTTTGCAGGGCTGGACAGAACCCTGCTCCTGGAGCTTGCGCGCCTTTGCCGCATCGTCTCCATCCG
It contains:
- a CDS encoding cyclic nucleotide-binding domain-containing protein, with translation MRSWSLEEKADEMGRFPLFAGLDRTLLLELARLCRIVSIRKKAVLFKDGDPAVGFYLLVEGRIKLSKISAGGREQ